Proteins co-encoded in one Garra rufa chromosome 7, GarRuf1.0, whole genome shotgun sequence genomic window:
- the LOC141337937 gene encoding SLAM family member 5-like, whose amino-acid sequence MGPLGVFGESVLVMEGDSVLLHNNVTAIHEKDDILWKFGAGNSLIAQIDRGNQIFPDGRFRDRLKLDRQTGSLTITNITTQHAGCYELEISGKKLSTKTFSVSVYAHLPIPNITRDFSQNSSSSYCSLVCSVLNVSDVTLSWYKGNCLLSSISVSNLSISLSLPLEVEYQDKNTYSCVLNNPISNQTQHLDICQLCQPCPELNPHSPSQQDSSHVLISAAAGSLLIVAAVGISCIYRKCRKTDQEGKTHDEEIIYAEPNFLKRKAHKLEVKEEDNVEYAPIMRR is encoded by the exons ATGGGTCCTCTCG GTGTATTTGGTGAGTCAGTTTtagtgatggagggagattctgtTCTTCTACACAATAATGTAACTGCGATACATGAAAAGGACGACATACTGTGGAAATTTGGAGCTGGAAACTCTCTCATTGCTCAAATTGATAGAGGGAACCAAATCTTCcctgatgggagattcagagacagactgaagctggacagacagactggatctctgaccatcacaaacatcacaacTCAACATGCTGGATGTTATGAACTAGAGATAAGTGGAAAAAAACTTTCAACAAAAACATTTAGTGTGTCTGTCTATG CCCATCTGCCCATTCCCAACATTACTAGAGATTTTTCACAAAATTCATCATCATCATATTGTTCATTGGTGTGTTCAGTGTTGAATGTGAGtgatgtgactctctcctggtacaaaggaaactgtttattgtccagcatcagtgtgtctaatctcagcatcagtctctctctacctctggaggtggaatatcaggataaaaacacctacagctgtgtgctcaacaatcccatcagcaaccagactcaACATCTGGACATATGTCAACTCTGTCAACCATGTCCAG AACTGAACCCACACTCTCCTTCACAACAAGACTCATCTCATGTACTGATTTCTGCTGCtgctggatctctgttgattgtaGCTGCAGTTGGAATCTCCTGCATTTACAGGAAATGTAGAAAAACAGACCAAGAAG GTAAGACTCATGATGAAGAGATCATTTACGCTGAGCCGAATTTCCTCAAAAGAAAAGCACATAAATTG gaagTTAAAGAGGAAGATAATGTGGAATATGCACCCATCATGAGAAGATGA